One Panicum virgatum strain AP13 chromosome 3N, P.virgatum_v5, whole genome shotgun sequence DNA segment encodes these proteins:
- the LOC120665388 gene encoding patellin-3-like yields MADETKQEAAPAAAAAAEVAVTEAEEKPAPAAEETAVAAVEEKAVEAEEKAAEADSEEEKKAEEALEAAAGDEAAVIDGAGSFKEESNLVSDLPDPERTALAQLKELVAAALANGEFDLPPPPPPAAAKEEPKKEEPAKEEAKEEAAPAKGEEPKAETAAAEEPAKEEAKPAAEEPKAEAAAEEVKAEAPAPEEPKAEAAPAEEPKAEEPAKEEPKAEAASEEAKPSEPEEKTVVVAEEEGTKTVEAIEETVVPAAPEPAAEAEAAPAPAAEPKEELIWGVPLDGDDERTDTVLLKVLRAREFKVKEAMAMLKSAVLWRKRFGIDELLGADLGLPELENVVFYRGADREGHPVCYNVYGEFQDKELYEKAFGDEEKRERFLKWRIQLLERGIREQLDFSPSGICSMVQVTDLKNSPPMLGKHRAVTRQALALLQDNYPEFVAKKVFINVPWWYLAANKVMSPFLTQRTKSKIVFCSPGKSAETLFRYIAPEQVPVQFGGLYKEDDTEFSTSDAVTELTIKPSSKETIEIPATENSTVVWELRVLGWEVSYGAEFTPDAEGGYTVIVQKTRKVPAHEEPIMKGSFKVNEPGKVLLTVNNPASKKKKLLYRFKVKSTAKSA; encoded by the exons ATGGCCGACGAGACGAAGCAAgaagccgcgcccgccgcggcggcggcggccgaggtggCCGTGACGGAGGCCGAGGAGaagcccgcgccggcggccgaggagacggccgtggcggcggtcgAGGAGAAGGCCGTGGAGGCGGAGGAGAAGGCCGCGGAGGCGGACtccgaggaggagaagaaggcggaggaggccctggaggcggccgcgggcgacgaggcggcggtgATCGACGGCGCCGGGTCGTTCAAGGAGGAGAGCAACCTCGTGTCCGACCTCCCCGACCCGGAGCGCACCGCGCttgcgcagctcaaggagctcgtggccgccgcgctcgccaacGGGGAGTTCgacctgcccccgccgccgccgccggcggcggccaaggaggAGCCCAAGAAGGAGGAGCCGGCCAAGGAGGAGGCGAAGGaagaggcggcgccggccaaGGGCGAGGAGCCCAAGGCTGAGACGGCGGCCGCCGAAGAGCCcgccaaggaggaggccaagCCTGCGGCCGAGGAGCCCAAGGCGGAAGCTGCGGCCGAGGAGGTCAAGGCTGAGGCTCCCGCGCCAGAGGAGCCCAAGGCTGAGGCTGCCCCAGCGGAGGAGCCCAAGGCcgaggagcctgccaaggaggAACCCAAGGCCGAGGCGGCGTCCGAGGAGGCCAAGCCATCCGAGCCGGAGGAGAAGACCGTCGTGGTGGCCGAGGAGGAAGGCACCAAGACGGTGGAAGCCATCGAGGAGACCGTCGTCCCCGCCGCGCCCGAGCCAGCCgctgaggcggaggcggcgccggcaccggcggccgAGCCGAAGGAGGAGCTCATCTGGGGCGTGCCCCtggacggcgacgacgagcgcACGGACACGGTGCTGCTCAAGGTCCTCCGCGCGCGCGAGTTTAAGGTGAAGGAGGCCATGGCCATGCTCAAGTCGGCGGTGCTGTGGCGCAAGCGCTTCGGCATCGACGAGCTCCTGGGCGCCGACCTCGGCCTGCCGGAGCTGGAGAACGTGGTGTTCTACCGCGGCGCCGACCGCGAGGGCCACCCCGTCTGCTACAACGTCTACGGCGAGTTCCAGGACAAGGAGCTCTACGAGAAGGCCTTCGGTGACGAGGAGAAGCGGGAGCGCTTCCTCAAGTGGCGCATCCAGCTCCTCGAGCGCGGCATCCGGGAGCAGCTCGACTTCTCGCCCAGCGGCATCTGCTCTATGGTGCAGGTCACCGACCTCAAGAACTCGCCGCCCATGCTCGGCAAGCACCGCGCCGTCACACGCCAGGCCCTCGCCCTGCTCCAGGACAACTACCCCGAGTTCGTCGCCAAGAAG GTGTTCATCAATGTGCCGTGGTGGTACCTTGCAGCTAACAAAGTGATGAGCCCATTCCTGACTCAGCGCACCAAGAGCAAGATCGTCTTCTGCAGCCCTGGCAAGTCGGCGGAGACGCTCTTCAG ATACATTGCTCCGGAGCAAGTGCCTGTCCAATTCGGTGGCCTCTACAAAGAGGATGACACCGAGTTCTCCACCTCTGATGCTGTCACCGAGCTCACCATCAAGCCATCATCAAAAGAAACCATCGAGATCCCAGCCACCGAG AACTCCACGGTCGTGTGGGAACTCCGCGTGCTGGGATGGGAGGTGAGCTACGGCGCCGAGTTCACCCCAGACGCCGAGGGTGGCTACACCGTGATCGTGCAGAAGACGAGGAAGGTGCCCGCCCACGAGGAGCCGATCATGAAGGGGAGCTTCAAGGTGAACGAGCCCGGCAAGGTGTTGCTGACCGTGAACAACCCGGcgtcgaagaagaagaagctgctGTACCGGTTCAAGGTGAAGAGCACCGCCAAATCCGCCTGA